The Pseudarthrobacter defluvii DNA window CTCGGCGTAGCGGCCGTCCGCCGCCAGCAGTTCGGTGTGGGTTCCGCGTTCCACGATTTGGCCGCCTTCCACCACCAGGATGGCGTCGGCCGCACGGACGGTGGAGAGCCGGTGCGCAATCACGACGGCGGTACGTCCCTCGAGTGCGGCACCCAGGGCTGCCTGCACGGCGGCTTCGTTCGTGGAGTCGAGCGCGGCAGTGGCCTCATCGAGGATGACAACCCGGGGCTGGGCGATCAGGAGCCGGGCGATGGTCAGCCGCTGGCGTTCGCCGCCGGAAAGCCGGTAGCCGCGCTCCCCCACCACCGTGTCCAGTCCATCCGGCAAGGACCTGATCATGGTCTCCAGGCGTGCCTGCCGCAGGACGTCCCACATGTCATGATCCGTGGCGTCGGGCCGGGCGAGCCGGAGGTTGGAAGCGATGGTTTCGTGGAACAGGTGGCCGTCCTGGGTCACCATTCCCAGGGTGTCCCGCAGGGAATCGAAGGTGGCGTCCCGGACGTCCAAGCCTGTACCCGGACTCGTGCCTCCGAGCCGCACGGCACCGGAGTCGACGTCGTACAGCCGCGAGAGCAGCTGGGCGATGGTTGACTTGCCGGCCCCGGAAGAGCCCACCAGGGCCACCGTCTGTCCCGGCTCCACCCGGAAGCTGACGCCGTGCAGCACTTCCTCGCCGCCACGGGTGTCCAGGGTGGAGACCTCCTCCAGCGAGGCCAGGGAGACCTTGTCCGCCGAGGGGTAGGCAAAGCGGACATTGTCGAACTCCACGGACACCGGACCTGCCGGGACCGCCACTGCATCCGGTTTTTGCTGGATGAGCGGCTTGAGGTCCAGGATTTCAAACACCCGTTCAAAGCTGACCAGCGCGCTCATGACTTCCACCCGGGCGTTGGACAGCGCCGTGAGTGGGGCGTAAAGGCGGGTCAGGAGCAGCGCCAGGACCACCACATCGCCGGGTGCCAGCTGGCCGACCAGGGCAAGCCAGCCGCCCAGGCCGTAGACCAGCGCCAGTGCGAGCGCGGAGACCAGGGTCAGTGCCGTGACGAACGTGAACTGAAGCATGGCCATGCGGACGCCGATGTCGCGGACCCGGCCCGCGCGGGCAGCGAACTCGCGGGATTCCTCATCCGGGCGGCCGAACAGCTTCACCAGAGTGGCGCCGGGCGCGGAGAACCGCTCGGTCATCTGGGTGCCCATGGCGGCGTTGTGTGCGGCAGCTTCGCGGCGCAGGTCTGCCAACTTGGAGCCCATGCGCCGGGCCGGGATCAGGAAGATCGGCAGAAGGACCATGGCGAGCACGGTGACCAGCCAGGACTTGTTGAGCATCACGATTAGGGTCAGGGCCAGCGCCACGGAGTTGCTCACCACGCCGGAGAGCGTGCCGGAGAAGGCGGACTGCGCTCCAATGACGTCGTTGTTGAGTCGGCTGACCAAGGCTCCCGTCCGGGTGCGGGTGAAGAAGGCAATGGGCATGCGCTGCACGTGGTCGAACACCCGGGTGCGCAGGTCCACGATGACGCCTTCGCCGATGGTCGAGGACAGCCAGCGGGTCAGCAGCCCCACTCCCGCTTCGCCCACGGCCACGATGGCGATCAGCACGGCCAGCCAGATCACCGTGCTGGCGGCAGCCTTGTCGATGATGGCGTCAACCACCTGCCCGGCGAGCACCGGGGTGGCGACGGCCAGGAAGGCCGCTGCGATGGAGGAGAGCACAAAGGCGATGAGCTTGCCCTTGTGGGGAGCAGCGAAGGCCAGCACCCGCTTCAGGGTTTCCTTGGAGAACGGCTTGGAGCCGCTCTTGGCGGTGCTGATGTTGTAGAGCGAGCTCCACGCAACGCGGTCCATGCTCATGGTTATTTCTCCTGGCTTGCAGTGTGGTGGAGCTCCTGGACCGTGCCGTTTTCCAGGTGCCACCGGTAGTCGAGTCGGACATTTTCGAGCAGCCGGCGGTCGTGGGTGACCAGCAGCAGCGCTCCGTCGTAGCTTTCCAGGGCCTCTTCGAGCTGCTCAATGGCCGGCAGGTCGAGGTGGTTGGTGGGTTCGTCCAGCACCAGCAGGTTCACGCCGCGCGCCTGGAGCAGCGCCAGGGCTGCCCGCGTCCGCTCCCCCGGCGACAGCGAATCCACGGTCCGCGACGTGTGGTCCGCCTTGAGGCCGAACTTCGCCAAAAGGGTGCGGACGTCCGCGCTGTTCCAGTCGGCCAGCACGGCCTCGACGGCGTCGCCCAGTGGCTGGGCACCGTCCAGCAGTCCCCGAGCCTGGTCTATTTCGCCGACGGCGACGGTGGCACCCATGGAGGCGTCGCCGTCGTCCGGTGCCTGGGTTCCCAGCAGCAGGCGCAGGAGGGTGGACTTGCCAGCGCCGTTTGGCCCGGTGATGCCCACCCGCTCCCCGCCGTTGAGCTGGAGGTTCACCGGCCCCAGCGTGAACTCCCCCTGGCGTGCCACTGCGTTGCGGAGGGTGGCGACGACGGCGCTGGAGCGCGGGGCCTGGCCGATGCTGAACTGCAGCTGCCATTCCTTCCGGGGCTCCTCCACCGCGTCCAGGCGGGCGATGCGGGATTCCATCTGCCGTACCTTTTGCGCCTGCTTTTCGGAAGACTCGGTGCTGGCCGCACGCCGGATCTTGTCGTTGTCCGGGCTTTTCTTCATCGCGTTCCGGACACCCTGCGAGCTCCACTCACGCTGCGTCCGTGCACGGGACACCAGGTCCGCCTTGGTCGCGGCAAACTCGTCGTATTTCTCGCGTGCGTGCCGCCGCGCCACCGCGCGTTCTTCGAGGAAGGCGTCATAGCCGCCGTCGTAAACGGCCACACTGTTCTGCGCCAGGTCCAGCTCCACCACCCGGGTGACGCAGCGGGCCAGGAACTCCCGGTCATGGCTGACCAGCACCACGCCCCCGCGCAGCCCCGTCACGAAGTTTTCGAGGGTGGCCAGGCCCGCCAGGTCAAGGTCATTGGTGGGCTCGTCGAGCAGCACCACGTCGAAGCGGCTCAGCAGGAGGGCGGCCAAGGCCACCCGGGCTGCCTGCCCGCCGGAAAGCCCCGTCATCAGCGCGTCGGGGCCCGCGTCCAGGCCCAGGTCTGCAAGCACGGCGGGGATTCGGTCATCCAGGTCCGCGGCGCCGGAGGCCATCCAGCGGTCGAAGGCACGGGAGTAGGCGTCATCCGCTCCCGGAGCCCCCGAGCCCAAAGCCTCGGCGGTGGATTCCATCTCACCCGTTGCCTCGGCGCAGCCGGTCCGGCGCGCAATGTAGGCGGCCACCGTTTCGCCGGCGATCCGCTCATGTTCCTGCGGCAGCCAACCAACAAAGGCATCGGAGGGAGCAAGGCTTACCGAGCCCTGCTGTGGCTGGTCGACTCCGGCGAGGAGGCGCAGCAGCGTGGATTTTCCAGCACCGTTCGCGCCCACAACGCCCACCACGTCACCGGGGGCCACCGTCAGCGAAAGGCTGGAAAAAAGCGTGCGGTGGCCATGGCCACCCGAAACGTCCTTGGCAACAAGGGTTGCAGTCATCGATACGTCCTTTCGACGCTTCCCGGACAGCCGTAGACGGCCGGCAAAGGCGGCGAAAACAGGGCCGCGGCGCCGCTGGGGCTGCAGGACATAGAAGAGCCCGCTGGTCCGGACTTGGGGGGTGTACGGACCAGCGGGCTCGACGATCAACTATAGACGAAGATGCAGCCTGGACAAAATCGGCTGTACAGCACCGGCGCGGTACGCATGATCCCTGCCCTCGGCGGCACGGTAAAATCGTTCAGACCACCCATTCTGCAGAGAGTCCTCCATGACCCTTTCCGCCAAGGCGTTCCAGCGCTGGCTGCAAGGCATCGCACCCGATGCCAGCACCGCAGACGTCTGCCGGGTCTCGGGGATCAAGCGGACCACACTTGCCCAGCAATTGGTCCGGGGCAAGGTTTCCGTGAGCACTGTGGTCAGCATCAGCCGCGCCTACAACATCAATCCTGTTGCCGCGCTGGCTGGTTTCGATGCATACAGCGTCCTGTCCGGCCCACCGCGCCCGCCCACCCGCAGCGAGCTGGTCAGCCAGATATCCACCGCGGACCTCCTGCGTGCGCTTTTGGCGCGGCCGGCCATGGACGCGGCCAGGGGAGCATCCGCTCCCGCCTTGAGCCCCGCCCCGCACGCCACCTCGGTGAAGAACTGGGTGGATGCAATAGACGACGGCGAGGTCCGGCACCGCGTTTCGGCCTCCACCGGAGTGGCTCCGCAAAACTATTCCGCCCAGTTGACGGCAAACCGCCTGTCCCCCGAGCTCGCCGTGGCGACGGCGCTGGCGGCCGGGGTTGGACCGGCCGGCGGGCTGGTCGCCACCGGGGTCATCACCGAGGAGGAGGCGGGCTGGCCACCCGGCGGCCGGCAGGCAGCCCTGGACAGCCTCACCGACGGGGAGCTCACCGCGCTGGCCGGGGAGCGGCTTCAGGCATTGGGGAAAGTGCTGCGCCGGCAGGAGCAGGACCAAGCGCAGGCAGAAAAGATTTGGGAGAACCTGGGATGATCGAAGTGCTTCAGTGGACCACGCTGGCGATTTGCGCCTTTGTTGCGGCGGCCCGCATTCCCAGCACCCTTCGTGGCGAAAACCGCTCACTGTTCGGCATCTTTGCTTCGATGACGCTGGCCATCCTGCTGAGCATCCAGGGACCCTACCTCGTGATAGACCGGGCGCTGGGCGGGATCAACCTGGCCAACCTGCTGCTGCGGTTTGTGATCTTCGGCGTCATCTT harbors:
- a CDS encoding ABC transporter ATP-binding protein, which gives rise to MSMDRVAWSSLYNISTAKSGSKPFSKETLKRVLAFAAPHKGKLIAFVLSSIAAAFLAVATPVLAGQVVDAIIDKAAASTVIWLAVLIAIVAVGEAGVGLLTRWLSSTIGEGVIVDLRTRVFDHVQRMPIAFFTRTRTGALVSRLNNDVIGAQSAFSGTLSGVVSNSVALALTLIVMLNKSWLVTVLAMVLLPIFLIPARRMGSKLADLRREAAAHNAAMGTQMTERFSAPGATLVKLFGRPDEESREFAARAGRVRDIGVRMAMLQFTFVTALTLVSALALALVYGLGGWLALVGQLAPGDVVVLALLLTRLYAPLTALSNARVEVMSALVSFERVFEILDLKPLIQQKPDAVAVPAGPVSVEFDNVRFAYPSADKVSLASLEEVSTLDTRGGEEVLHGVSFRVEPGQTVALVGSSGAGKSTIAQLLSRLYDVDSGAVRLGGTSPGTGLDVRDATFDSLRDTLGMVTQDGHLFHETIASNLRLARPDATDHDMWDVLRQARLETMIRSLPDGLDTVVGERGYRLSGGERQRLTIARLLIAQPRVVILDEATAALDSTNEAAVQAALGAALEGRTAVVIAHRLSTVRAADAILVVEGGQIVERGTHTELLAADGRYAELYRTQFAEATAVAHEAVPEF
- a CDS encoding ABC-F family ATP-binding cassette domain-containing protein encodes the protein MTATLVAKDVSGGHGHRTLFSSLSLTVAPGDVVGVVGANGAGKSTLLRLLAGVDQPQQGSVSLAPSDAFVGWLPQEHERIAGETVAAYIARRTGCAEATGEMESTAEALGSGAPGADDAYSRAFDRWMASGAADLDDRIPAVLADLGLDAGPDALMTGLSGGQAARVALAALLLSRFDVVLLDEPTNDLDLAGLATLENFVTGLRGGVVLVSHDREFLARCVTRVVELDLAQNSVAVYDGGYDAFLEERAVARRHAREKYDEFAATKADLVSRARTQREWSSQGVRNAMKKSPDNDKIRRAASTESSEKQAQKVRQMESRIARLDAVEEPRKEWQLQFSIGQAPRSSAVVATLRNAVARQGEFTLGPVNLQLNGGERVGITGPNGAGKSTLLRLLLGTQAPDDGDASMGATVAVGEIDQARGLLDGAQPLGDAVEAVLADWNSADVRTLLAKFGLKADHTSRTVDSLSPGERTRAALALLQARGVNLLVLDEPTNHLDLPAIEQLEEALESYDGALLLVTHDRRLLENVRLDYRWHLENGTVQELHHTASQEK